The genomic region GAGATTGAAGTTTACTCAACATCCCTGGATTATGACACCACAGACTTCCAAGCACTCTTAGAAGGACCCCAAAAtgaacatgatttggacagattgCTGAAATGTATGATGTTTAATTGTTGACTCCATTCCAAACTTCATTACACAAGCAAGCAATTTATCCATGGTCCGACTTTGAAACCAATTAACATATGAAGCTTTCCTTGCAGGTGCATTCAATCCTACTTATATAAAGGAGGCAAATTTAACTCACGAGGCAAGATTTTCACACATGCAAAAGTACAAACTTGCTAATAAATAAACATGGCAAATGGTACTGGAAATATGTATCATCATTGCAGATTGAATGCAGATTTTATTCACCAAGtagtgatcatggcatgacaataCAAACACTTGGACCTGCTCCACCAGAGGCGCTGCCTGAGAAAGAGGAGGCCCTTGCCACCATGGCccttggcagcggcggcggcggtggaggaggaggagaggaggaggaggaggaggaggaggaggaggaggagcatacAGATACCCACTGCCTTGTCATCAAAGAAGCAGGAGGCTTGCACCCACCGCCACACTGCTGGAGGAGGGGGCCTGCCATCTACTAGGTATGAATTAGGATCCATTTGTTGCAATATACGACTTGTCATTGTCTCATGTAGTTAAATACATATGAGCTTCAGATTACATGCCAAAAAGTTGTTGGATGCACAGGAGTCGTGAGAAGTGCACGCAAGAGAGGAACATGGTCGATAAACATGGAACCATGTTCCCAGGACTTCTGCTCTGCAAGTGAAGGCCACAAACATGGGGGCAGAAGAAACAACGACCATTGGACATCTGAAGAGGTGAAAGAGCTAGTGGATGTTGTATCTGTATATGGGGTTGGACATTGGActaaattgaagaatgaaaggttTCCGATATCAGTTCGAACGGCGGAGCATCTTAAGGTATAGTCAATTGGTGATTTATTGCACCCTAAAGCACATGCATCTATAGATATTATCTCTGTTCGTTACTTCGTTGTTTCTCACATTTTTCTCTGTTAATCTTTTATTTATCTGTATTTTTTATTGCAAAATATGACAATTTTTATGTTTTCTTTAATCCTTCAGGATAAATGGAGAAACTTGTTGAAAGCCTACACGGTCAGGCCCACATCTAAAAAGAAGGTTTTATTCCACAAGTATGCTGAATTCATTATGGAACACCACTGATTTTCATCTCTT from Triticum aestivum cultivar Chinese Spring unplaced genomic scaffold, IWGSC CS RefSeq v2.1 scaffold23530, whole genome shotgun sequence harbors:
- the LOC123177232 gene encoding uncharacterized protein, coding for MEPCSQDFCSASEGHKHGGRRNNDHWTSEEVKELVDVVSVYGVGHWTKLKNERFPISVRTAEHLKDKWRNLLKAYTGNVKRRISPPLDKDCVEKIQRLAADYPRK